A portion of the Tenacibaculum todarodis genome contains these proteins:
- a CDS encoding NifU family protein, with the protein MTATETQNNVEKALEEIRPFLVSDGGNIKLLSIENNTVKVQLEGACIGCSVNQMTLKNGVEATIKKYAPQIEEVINVE; encoded by the coding sequence ATGACAGCAACAGAAACACAAAATAACGTAGAAAAAGCCTTAGAAGAAATTCGTCCGTTTTTAGTAAGCGATGGCGGAAACATCAAGCTTTTATCTATAGAAAATAACACTGTAAAAGTGCAATTAGAAGGCGCGTGTATTGGTTGTTCGGTAAACCAAATGACCTTAAAAAATGGTGTAGAAGCCACTATTAAAAAGTACGCACCACAAATTGAAGAAGTTATAAATGTAGAATAA
- a CDS encoding DUF6341 family protein, with translation MLAFNIFKWIGSLFTDLLFLPFNWLRLDLANQEYGWWLSNGVNWLFLLVLIVLFAYWMGESKKFANEGTEDRA, from the coding sequence ATGTTAGCATTCAATATTTTTAAATGGATTGGTAGTTTATTCACTGATTTATTATTTCTACCTTTTAATTGGTTACGTTTAGATCTTGCAAACCAAGAATATGGTTGGTGGCTCTCAAATGGAGTTAACTGGCTTTTCTTACTTGTGCTTATTGTTCTTTTTGCTTATTGGATGGGAGAATCTAAGAAGTTTGCAAACGAAGGAACTGAAGACAGAGCTTAA
- the trmB gene encoding tRNA (guanosine(46)-N7)-methyltransferase TrmB: MGSKNKQKRFEENKTFKNVIQPTREEVVTGFSLKGKWNTFFKNDNPIVLELGCGKGEYTVALAQKYPEKNFIGIDIKGARFWRGAKTATEENLENAAFIRTQIELVDFIFAENEVDEIWITFPDPQIKYQRTKHRMTNTSFLKKYHHILKEDGIMNLKTDSEFMHGYTLGLLHGEGHEVLYANHTVYKNEGAPEDVLSTQTFYEKQYLETDKAITYIRFKLNY; the protein is encoded by the coding sequence TTGGGAAGCAAAAACAAACAAAAGCGTTTTGAAGAAAATAAAACGTTTAAAAATGTAATTCAGCCAACTAGAGAAGAGGTTGTTACCGGTTTTTCTTTAAAAGGAAAATGGAACACTTTTTTTAAGAACGATAATCCAATTGTGTTAGAATTAGGTTGTGGTAAAGGTGAATATACAGTTGCTTTAGCTCAAAAATATCCTGAAAAAAATTTTATTGGTATCGATATTAAAGGCGCTCGTTTTTGGCGAGGTGCTAAAACTGCTACTGAAGAAAATTTAGAAAATGCGGCTTTTATTAGAACTCAAATTGAGTTAGTCGATTTTATTTTTGCAGAAAATGAAGTTGATGAAATCTGGATTACTTTTCCAGATCCGCAAATAAAATACCAAAGAACAAAACATAGAATGACAAATACGTCATTTTTAAAGAAATACCATCATATTTTAAAGGAAGACGGAATTATGAATCTTAAAACAGATTCTGAATTCATGCACGGTTATACTTTAGGATTATTGCATGGAGAAGGTCATGAAGTTTTATATGCAAACCATACGGTTTATAAAAATGAAGGCGCTCCAGAAGATGTTTTATCTACACAAACTTTCTACGAAAAGCAGTATTTAGAAACTGATAAAGCAATTACTTATATTCGTTTTAAGCTGAACTATTAG
- a CDS encoding Mrp/NBP35 family ATP-binding protein: MSFKKQDIYKVLETITAPGEGKSLIENNNVTNVVTFGNEVLIDVTISNPTLQAKKKVDTEITKALKTAFGEEIDVKVTVKVVAAAPKENPNQIRGKEIPNIQNIIAIASGKGGVGKSTITANTAISLAKMGFKVGVLDADVYGPSQHIMFDVEKERPLSVKVEGRSKMRPVENYGVKLLSLGFFTNPDQAVIWRGPMASKALNQLIFDADWGELDFLLIDLPPGTGDVHLSIVQALPINGAVVVSTPQNIALADAKKGVAMFQQDSINVPVLGIIENMAYFTPEELPENKYYIFGKDGAKNLAEDIKTQFLGEIPLVQSVREAGDVGHPVALQNGTKLEKAFADITKEMVSQLLKRNANLPPTEVVRITTMSGCSTK; encoded by the coding sequence GTGAGTTTTAAGAAACAAGATATATACAAGGTATTAGAAACTATTACTGCACCAGGAGAAGGTAAAAGTTTAATAGAAAATAATAATGTTACAAACGTAGTAACTTTCGGTAACGAGGTTTTAATAGATGTAACAATTAGCAATCCAACATTACAAGCAAAAAAGAAAGTTGATACAGAAATTACAAAAGCTTTAAAAACTGCTTTCGGCGAAGAAATTGATGTAAAAGTAACTGTAAAAGTTGTTGCAGCTGCACCAAAGGAAAATCCGAATCAAATTCGCGGAAAAGAAATTCCAAATATTCAGAATATTATTGCCATTGCATCTGGTAAAGGAGGTGTTGGTAAATCAACAATAACAGCAAATACTGCTATTTCTTTAGCAAAAATGGGCTTTAAAGTAGGTGTTTTAGATGCCGATGTTTACGGTCCATCACAACATATAATGTTTGATGTAGAAAAAGAAAGACCACTTTCTGTAAAAGTAGAAGGTCGTTCTAAAATGAGACCGGTAGAAAATTACGGCGTAAAATTATTGTCTTTAGGCTTTTTTACAAATCCAGATCAAGCAGTAATTTGGCGTGGACCAATGGCAAGTAAAGCATTAAATCAATTAATTTTTGATGCAGATTGGGGCGAGTTAGATTTCCTTTTAATCGATTTACCACCAGGAACAGGAGACGTACATTTATCAATAGTACAAGCCTTACCAATAAACGGTGCGGTTGTTGTAAGTACACCTCAAAACATTGCCTTGGCAGATGCTAAAAAAGGAGTTGCAATGTTTCAGCAAGACAGCATAAACGTTCCAGTTTTAGGGATTATAGAAAATATGGCATATTTTACACCAGAAGAATTGCCAGAAAATAAATATTATATCTTCGGAAAAGATGGAGCAAAAAATCTTGCAGAAGACATAAAAACACAATTTTTAGGAGAAATTCCTTTAGTGCAAAGCGTAAGAGAAGCAGGTGATGTTGGTCATCCAGTAGCATTACAAAACGGAACAAAGTTAGAAAAAGCTTTTGCCGATATTACTAAAGAAATGGTTTCTCAATTATTAAAAAGAAATGCAAATTTACCACCAACCGAAGTTGTAAGAATTACAACAATGAGTGGTTGTAGCACAAAATAA
- a CDS encoding NAD(P)/FAD-dependent oxidoreductase yields the protein MITTDILIIGAGPTGLFTVFEAGLLKLRCHLIDALPQVGGQCSEIYPKKPIYDIPAYPEILAGDLTDKLMEQIKQFEPGFTLGERAETIEKQEDETFIVTTNKGTKHHAKVVAIAGGLGSFEPRKPPIPNIADFEDKGVEYIIRDPEFYRDKKVVISGGGDSALDWSIFLTDVASSVTLIHRRNEFRGALDSVDKVQELKDAGKITMITPAEVKGIIGTDKVEGVSVVQKGEEPFTIETDHFIPLFGLSPKLGPIANWGLEIEKNAIKVNNALDYQTNREGIYAIGDVNTYPGKLKLILCGFHEATLMCQSAYKRIFPDKKYVMKYTTVGGVDGFDGTRKEAPKAVVKKIN from the coding sequence ATGATTACAACAGATATCTTAATTATTGGAGCAGGACCAACAGGTCTTTTTACTGTTTTCGAAGCAGGTTTATTAAAACTCCGTTGTCATTTAATAGATGCGTTGCCACAAGTTGGCGGACAATGTTCAGAAATTTACCCAAAGAAACCTATTTATGATATTCCTGCGTATCCAGAAATTTTAGCGGGCGATTTAACCGATAAATTAATGGAACAAATTAAACAATTTGAACCAGGTTTTACATTAGGAGAACGCGCAGAAACTATAGAAAAACAAGAAGACGAAACCTTTATTGTAACCACAAATAAAGGCACAAAACATCATGCAAAAGTAGTTGCTATTGCTGGTGGATTAGGTTCTTTTGAACCAAGAAAACCACCAATTCCAAACATTGCAGATTTTGAAGATAAAGGTGTCGAATACATAATTAGAGATCCAGAATTTTACAGAGATAAAAAAGTAGTTATTTCTGGGGGAGGAGATTCTGCTTTAGATTGGTCAATTTTCTTAACAGATGTTGCTTCTTCAGTAACGTTAATTCACAGAAGAAACGAATTTAGAGGCGCTTTAGATTCAGTTGATAAAGTACAAGAATTAAAAGACGCAGGTAAAATTACCATGATTACACCTGCAGAAGTTAAAGGAATTATTGGAACCGATAAAGTTGAAGGTGTTTCTGTAGTACAAAAAGGAGAAGAGCCATTTACAATAGAAACCGATCATTTTATTCCGCTTTTTGGATTGTCGCCAAAGTTAGGTCCAATTGCAAATTGGGGATTAGAAATAGAGAAAAACGCAATTAAAGTAAACAATGCGTTAGATTATCAAACCAACCGAGAAGGAATTTACGCGATTGGAGACGTAAATACCTATCCAGGAAAATTAAAGTTGATTTTATGTGGATTCCACGAAGCAACTTTAATGTGTCAAAGTGCATACAAACGTATTTTCCCAGATAAAAAATATGTAATGAAATACACAACTGTTGGCGGTGTAGATGGTTTTGACGGAACACGTAAAGAAGCGCCAAAAGCGGTTGTTAAGAAAATAAATTAG
- a CDS encoding MGMT family protein produces MKESDNFFERVYKVARLIPLGKVTSYGAIATYLGAARSARMVGWAMNKAHNLEDIPAHRVVNRKGLLTGKHHFDGTNLMQQLLENEGIVVIENQIQDLEKVFWNPSEEL; encoded by the coding sequence GTGAAAGAATCCGATAATTTTTTTGAAAGAGTTTACAAAGTAGCACGTTTAATTCCGTTAGGAAAAGTAACAAGTTACGGTGCAATTGCAACTTATTTAGGAGCTGCACGATCTGCAAGAATGGTTGGTTGGGCAATGAACAAAGCACATAATTTAGAAGACATTCCTGCACACAGAGTTGTAAATAGAAAAGGTTTACTTACCGGAAAGCATCATTTTGATGGAACCAATTTAATGCAACAATTGCTGGAAAACGAAGGAATTGTTGTTATTGAAAATCAAATTCAAGATTTAGAAAAAGTCTTTTGGAACCCTTCGGAAGAATTATAA